A single window of Psychromonas ingrahamii 37 DNA harbors:
- a CDS encoding ABC transporter permease, with translation MNSNYLTALKSLCIKEVNRFLRIWVQTLIPPAITMTLYFVIFGNLIGKRIGEMSGFSYMSFIVPGIIMMAVITNSYSNVASSFFSAKFQRNVEELLVAPVPNYIIIWGYVGGGVIRGLLVGFIVTCVSLFFVELQIFNIFALLLSVLCTSILFSLAGLLNAIFARTFDDISIIPTFVLTPLTYLGGVFYSIDLLPDFWQTVSHFNPVFYMINAFRYGFLGIADVSLLWSFSMIGSFIVLLYGLITLLLRKGVGIRS, from the coding sequence ATGAATAGTAATTACCTCACAGCGTTAAAAAGTCTGTGCATAAAAGAAGTTAACCGTTTTTTACGGATTTGGGTACAAACACTTATCCCTCCCGCCATCACGATGACCCTTTATTTTGTTATTTTTGGCAATTTAATCGGCAAACGTATTGGTGAAATGAGTGGTTTCAGTTATATGTCATTTATTGTCCCCGGTATTATTATGATGGCGGTGATTACCAACTCCTACTCAAACGTGGCATCTTCCTTTTTCAGTGCCAAGTTCCAGCGTAATGTTGAAGAGTTATTGGTCGCGCCTGTTCCTAATTATATTATTATTTGGGGCTACGTCGGGGGGGGAGTGATCCGCGGTTTACTGGTCGGGTTTATAGTGACTTGTGTTTCTCTGTTTTTTGTTGAGTTACAGATTTTTAATATATTCGCCTTATTATTAAGTGTTTTATGTACCTCAATCCTGTTTTCACTGGCGGGTTTGTTAAATGCGATATTTGCCCGTACTTTTGATGATATTAGTATTATTCCTACCTTTGTATTAACGCCGTTAACCTATCTGGGTGGGGTCTTTTATTCAATTGATCTGCTCCCTGATTTTTGGCAAACCGTGTCGCACTTTAACCCCGTATTTTATATGATCAATGCCTTCCGTTATGGTTTTCTGGGTATTGCAGATGTGTCATTGCTTTGGTCCTTTTCAATGATAGGCAGCTTTATTGTTCTGCTTTATGGGTTGATCACTCTGCTACTCCGAAAAGGTGTGGGTATCCGCTCATGA
- a CDS encoding ABC transporter ATP-binding protein produces MHAIELENIRKVYKGGVEALKGISLRVEEGDFYALLGPNGAGKSTTIGIISSLVNKTEGKVKVFGYDLDTQLESVKAQIGLVPQEFNFNQFEPPIQILVNQAGYYGIKRKDAFIRAEKYLRQLDLWGKRNAPSRELSGGMKRRLMIARALIHGPRLLILDEPTAGVDIEVRRSMWEFLKKINAEGVTIVLTTHYLEEAEMLCRHIGIIDKGILVENTSMKELLARLDSEIFILDVDSLEKSPTSEHFIITKIDDITLEIEVKKGQSLNNIFAELTTQGVRVHSLRNKSNRLEELFVGLVEKGNLNDE; encoded by the coding sequence ATGCATGCAATCGAATTAGAAAATATTAGAAAAGTTTATAAAGGGGGTGTTGAAGCACTAAAAGGCATCTCTTTGCGGGTTGAAGAGGGCGACTTTTATGCTCTGCTCGGACCGAACGGGGCAGGTAAATCAACGACTATTGGTATTATTTCATCACTGGTCAATAAAACTGAGGGAAAGGTAAAGGTCTTTGGTTATGATTTAGATACACAATTAGAATCGGTTAAAGCTCAAATAGGGTTAGTACCGCAAGAATTTAACTTTAATCAATTTGAACCGCCTATTCAGATACTGGTGAATCAAGCGGGTTATTATGGTATCAAGCGCAAAGATGCGTTCATCCGCGCCGAAAAATACCTAAGACAATTAGATCTATGGGGAAAACGTAATGCACCGTCCCGTGAATTATCCGGCGGCATGAAACGCCGTTTAATGATCGCACGCGCATTAATACACGGTCCGAGGTTATTGATTTTAGACGAACCAACAGCCGGCGTGGATATTGAGGTTCGCCGCTCTATGTGGGAGTTTTTAAAAAAAATAAATGCAGAAGGGGTAACCATTGTTTTAACCACGCATTATCTTGAAGAAGCTGAGATGCTATGTCGTCATATTGGTATTATTGACAAGGGTATTCTGGTGGAAAATACCAGCATGAAAGAGTTATTGGCACGCTTAGACAGTGAAATTTTTATTCTTGATGTTGATTCCCTTGAAAAGAGTCCAACGAGTGAGCATTTTATTATTACTAAAATTGATGATATTACATTGGAAATTGAAGTGAAAAAAGGGCAATCATTAAATAATATTTTTGCAGAGTTAACCACTCAGGGCGTGCGAGTTCACAGTTTACGTAATAAATCCAATAGATTAGAAGAGTTGTTTGTAGGACTTGTAGAAAAAGGCAATTTAAATGATGAATAG